The Planctomycetaceae bacterium genome has a segment encoding these proteins:
- a CDS encoding methyltransferase domain-containing protein — MPYSNRWNRFIYACWSPFYDFLIGLPPFQKARSRLWQSVAVNDGQRLLLVGVGTGEDFRHLPDRAVVLGIDLSLPMLAVAARKKTQLQFEVTLVQADAQLLPVTDNSIDVVVMTLILSVVPDPHGCLREAVRVVRPEGRILILDKFADSGQSTTPVRRLLNLITRPFGTDINRRLDDIRTGLPVRIIEDIPAAFGNAYRNIVLQRDP; from the coding sequence ATGCCGTATTCCAACCGCTGGAATCGTTTCATCTACGCGTGCTGGTCGCCGTTCTATGACTTTCTGATCGGACTACCGCCGTTTCAAAAAGCGCGATCGCGGTTGTGGCAATCTGTCGCCGTGAACGATGGGCAACGGCTGCTCTTGGTGGGAGTCGGCACCGGCGAAGACTTCCGGCATCTTCCGGATCGTGCGGTCGTGCTTGGTATCGACCTGTCGCTGCCAATGCTTGCCGTCGCCGCACGGAAAAAGACTCAACTGCAGTTCGAAGTGACTCTGGTGCAGGCCGACGCGCAGTTGCTGCCGGTGACGGACAACAGCATCGATGTGGTCGTCATGACTCTGATTCTCAGCGTCGTCCCTGATCCTCACGGTTGTCTGCGCGAAGCCGTTCGAGTCGTCCGGCCGGAAGGCAGAATCCTGATCCTGGACAAATTCGCTGACTCCGGCCAATCGACCACGCCTGTCCGACGACTGCTGAACCTGATCACCCGGCCGTTCGGAACCGACATCAACCGCCGGCTGGACGACATCCGAACCGGCCTTCCCGTCCGAATTATCGAAGATATCCCCGCCGCGTTCGG